The following DNA comes from Solanum stenotomum isolate F172 chromosome 11, ASM1918654v1, whole genome shotgun sequence.
CCAAGAATCAACAGACCCACAATCCAGAATTCTCTACAAAGCCATAAAGATCAAAACTTTATAACATAAAACATTAAACTATACAGTTTAGAACCATAAATCAGCACACCCACAAGCCAAAATCCTCAAACAAAGTCAAAAAGATTAAAACTTTAAACATAAAACATGAATCAAAGATTGAATTTTTACCAATAGATGATGAAGAAGGCTACAAGAAGAGAAATGGGTGTAATTCAAGATCGATTAGAGAGGCATATATAGAAAGAGGGGCTTGAAAGGCCCTCTCTTTTTCCTCTCTAAACGTTCTAAATTCACCAAAACACAAAAATGGAGTTTTAATTTTTAGCAAAAGagagagaggaagaagaagaaggaaggagaGGAAAAAGGTAAGAGAGAAAAGAGAGTGTGGTGTAAGAAAGATTGATTTACATCTGAAATGGCTAACactctctatctctctctctatatatatatttatatatatattttttgtatatatatttttttgtataatatattgtGAGAGAGAGAGCTCTTTGGCTATTCTCTCTCTTGTGTGTGAGAGAAAATATAGAGACAATGGAAGATGATGATGacttttatattgttttatataaatagttttttgaatttagaaatgattttttccttaaatgacatcattaattagagatttcaaatttgagttttgagtatGAAAGAAATCACGTTGGGAGTGCCATTCCCAAATTGACTCATGTAATGCATGAGTCGAATTTGTCGGACTCTAATGCAAGTATCAAATGTCGAGTAAGAAAATATGAGTAACACCCTTAACTAGAGATCTcagatttgaattttgaatatgaaaagaatcataTTGGGAGTGTTGCATCCAAAAAATGACTCATGTAATGTATGAATTCGAATTAATCGCACTTCAGCTGGCaaaccaaaaaatgaaattaactTAACAACACCCTTAATCAAAGATCtcgaatttgaattttgagtatgaaaaaaatcattttgggAGCGTCGCCTTAAATGACTCATGCAATGCGTGAATCCAGATTAATCGGACTTTAATGTGAGTACTGAATGTGGAGTGAGAAAACATGAGCAACACCCTTAATTAGAAATCTCAGACTTAAGTTAtgagtatgaaaaaaatcatattgagAGTATCTCCCTAAAAAATAACTCGCATAATACATGAATTTAAACTAATTGGATTTCATCTaacaaaccaaataaaaaagaagaaattaactAGACAACATATATTACCTTGACATTTACTTCTAgtaaaatttcttctttttattttcattattatggATTAATTAGTTATCAGATACTTTTTGATATTGAGTCCACTGATTGTCAATTTTTCAGACAATTCGTCTTACATTCTtcttattactattttattttttttcatatttttaactctctctctatatatatatatttggttttTCGTAATAGTATGAAagaacttatttatttttaacaattgttttgtaatatttagtattcaaaatttactagtccgactaatttaaattcatattgaATATATTCGTTAAGGacaaaatttctaattttcaaGGCTTTAATCGGAGCATCTCTAATTATGACACCAATCATGCCATCTCTTATGTGatgtaagaaaaaaatacttgatcatatttcataaataattaccaaaaacgattAACAGAAGTACCAAAAATTTTATTATCCCTAAATTACTTGACATATGTTATATAGTATCTTGAAAATCTTATCCacttacaataattaatataatagtGATTGCTTAAGAACCTTGAGAATTAGCTTCTAAATTAGGCACATATTGCTTCTTTAACAATTAATCATTTACCAGAGTTACCTTTAAATGgtaaaaagatcaaattttagaaacataaataatcaaaatctcCACCAATTTgtcctttttattatattatcattGAGAATctaaaaaatacatgtatcatgTTAATTTGTGTGATACCTTataaaactcttcattttctcttCATTCAAATGTGAAATTCGCTTAATGTATTATAAACATCTTCTTAAGATATTTGCCAACATAAAAATTAACTAATTGTTATTCTCTTTGATCCGCCTTTTGTCATGAACGTCAAACATATCACTTTGTAAATTACTAgcaactttaattatttaaaaaaaaaaaattgacaaaggaagacttaaaattttgtgttctttaattataaataaaatgaaattaattaattaaaaaatattccaatTATACCAAGCTTCCATTATCCCTTCATGTGGTGGAAAGGCATGAACCGCAACACAGAAAAAATATGGACCAAGTCACATGCTACGTcaaaaaccattttttttttaaaacaacacCACCaactacaataataataataataataatataataataataataataatataataataataataatatatattgatagaATATATTAGTAGCATAtataataccaaaaaaaaaaaaaaaaacttttgctCTGTTAGTTTGATTTGAGCTCTGGATATCCGACACCTCAGATATTCATTggtttttttacaaaattattgaGTTAATAAGTTATCTAAGGTTAAGTTTAtattattacttaaaatttgacgataatataatttttaaatctaaGTTTAACCtgcattttttttactaattgaAGATAGAAGGACAAGTaatttaatactaataattaacGAACCAAGATTAGaatttaaatacatatatgacAAAAGCTATAATATTTAAAGATGAAATGGCTTTTATACTGCGTTTGGAATAAGataagaattttatttatataaaacatgaaaactcacttatttatctcaactttttgaataaaaaaatgtgaagaaaGTGGAAATGTGTGTTGGACAGATTGGATTCCTTGTTTGCCTATTCAtctaaaaaaggaataaaaacaGGTAGACTTAGATTTAAtcaaaatacacacaaaaagaatattatagttatatttatattatatatgagtactaattttttttttatatatatatatatatattttattttatttttaagaaaactcaaaatgacaacTAATTTACAGTAACTTACCAACCGTCCCTTCATTTTAgtgacaacttttttttttctttttttttaaaaataaacaaataaataaataaataaattctgaGTATTGTTAAGACTTTCTAATCTTACAAGTCAACAACTATTTTAGGCAATTGGTTGTTATCGTCGAGTTGTGTGGTGGAATCGTAAATACTCTTCTAAAATTATCTTTAATAATGAATAATCATATTGTTTacgtctcaaaaagatttaataatagttttattattttttaaatatatcattACGAGAAGTATTTGGCCGAATTGCCCTCGAAAAATGTGGCTTAAGCCTAATGATTAATAAAGTGATTGAGAATAATAAGATCTTAAGTTTAATTGTGTTCTAGCTTTGATGGTCAGGGTTATCTGATACATATTGGCATAGAAAATTACAAACATTCcgtaaaattaattgaaatacGTGTACACACTTGAACACTACCCCTCACATTTTCAGTTGCTAGATAATTATTGGGAAAAAGTATTTACAAAATACTCgaggaaaaaagaagaattacTGGAAGCAAACATGTGGAGAATTAAAGATGGTTAAATTTTAAGGTtcttaaaatagtttttttcctttctattaaattaagaaaattgagATGTCATTAAAGATTATCATGGTGGAATGTTAAGTAtgtttttattgttaattgAAAGCTTGAATATGAAATTTGGAAATGAAATTGATTTTAGTAAAAACGTTGTATCTCTTACGTACGATTATTTTTGACGCAAATCTAAATTAGGAGGAGATTAAAGTTGTACAGTAATTTCTTAGATAATGTCTTGGTGACCAAGAATGTACCGCAATTTACGcactttgtttttctttttctttttttcttcccttttatAGGGTTAGAGAATTAATTATTGTTGTGCCGAAGAAAAATTTTTGGTTATTTGCCTTTGCCTTTGccttttttaaattctttttgagCTATATTACTTATTAGAACtgatttttgttaatttatttttgaagcatttgtttaaaatatccATTACAATAATATATCTTCctaaaaaactatataatatgTTTGAGCTTCCATaaaattttttatctttaattaggACGAATTATTTATGATGatatgaatataattctttcacttttaatcataaaatttgagtttaaacttacatatcaaatattttaataaaaaaataccaAATCTTATATGACACGAATCCAAATTAAGGCGGAGAAATTTACCAACCGTTGATCAATGCATCATTATATGGCTTTTGGACACAATTATATTTACTGAATGAATGATTATATCACATGCAAAAGCTAATAATATATATCACTCACTacaaacatttcataaaaatcatttATCTTTCCACAAGCTGCTTtgagaatttaaagtttaagtCAAAATCTCCTTTTAGATCATAATCTCCACTAGTCGAGACTCGAGAGtctatcaaaaaataatatttttatatttaaagttAAGAATAAAGTTTGCATATATTTACTACTTGAATATGTATTATATGTATTTATCAAAATTAGTATAAATACATATTCTTtatagtttttattattttatatatttctatttcatagtttaagaCATCATGCTCgttttcttttttgttgattGAACTAAACCTATAAGATAGAGTTCGAATCCAATATGTGACGTACACTTAATCTGCACATCACGTGTTGTGATTTTATCATTAAATCAAAGCTCTACGACCTATTACTATTTGCCATTAACATAGTTGGGTATTTTGATTCAACGTGCTTTcatatagagagaaaaaaacgcttattatacaatattatttcattaattatttcattCCATTATCATCAATAATCAATATTAACTTGTGACACTATTGAGTGAAGGAATGTCTTGcgataaattttttttctaattttctatttCGAGATCGCgaatattacattttttaatgataaacaaTCCAATTTGCTAGTTCCTTATTTTGATtggtaacaaataaaaattattcttaatTAATACTATAATATGGTTgataaaaacaacaattatcaaaatgatcatattaaatttAGATAATGTATAATCAAAATACAAAATCCACCTTTTTACAATATACAATTGGTAGTTAAGTTTGGTACCTCTGAAATCGAGTTGCGTGAAAACTGGTCCGATAAAAAATTTGGTAGGTAAGTTATTTTTTGCATCCTTCTTGGTTCCATCTTTCCTCGAAGAACCTAAAACCCTTAAAACCCTGCCCCCTTTTCTCATCCCATATACTCTTATCATCATTTGGACTCAATTTCCCATGAAATCATACCTACAAATAGTCTCTATGTGATTAAATTTTGAAGAATTTCAGCCCAAAAAGCCcaaaagaatcaatttttaTGTTACCATTATCAAGAATGAAATCACTCCTTTCCCCAGTACTTTCAAGACCCACCACCATGTTTGTATGCAGGAGATATGAGATTCTTAGTACTTTCAAGAACCTTAATTCTGCTCAAACAATGAACCCCATGAGTAAAGTTTCTTCCTTTAGGTGTTCTACTGTGCCAAACCATAATCAAATTCGGGTCTTGAATAGTGAGGCATCGGGTTCGAGTTCTGGTTCTGGTGAGGTTCATGTGATTGTGGGTCCTATGTTTGCTGGAAAAACTACTACTCTTTTGAAGAGGATTAAGTCTGAAAGAAGCAATGGCAGGTTAGTTTTCTCAATCTGTTACTCATTTGGTTGTGTAATGAAATGCTGTgcatatttaaagtttaaatcttTTTATACTATTCATCTGTTGGAGTAGAAATATTCTGGTAGTTTCTGGTTCTTGGTTATCACCTATGTTTGTTTGTGCTTGGTTATCGCCTTATTTCGTTGTTGCTGCTGTTCTTTCTTCTGTATGTTGTGCACTGTTTTCCATTTCGCATTATTTCGATGTTGTTACAGTTCTTTTTAGCCAAAGGTCTATCGTGAACAACTTGGGGGTAGGGGTAAGATCAGCGTGCACTAACTTACCCATACTTCACTTGTGGGATTTACACGGGGTATGATGTTGTTGGAGTAGAAAGTGTGCCTCAGCTGTTTTTTGGGGCCATCCTATAAATAAATCGGTATCTGTTTGGTTTCCTCTCATGAGGATTATCTACTTAGCTACTTACTTTATAGTGTCTTATACCTCACTCAAGCATTGTAGAACTTATATAAGTAGGACTTTTGGCTAAATCTCAAGACTTTGATGCTCTATATAGACCTTGAAATGAAACATGGAAGATGATGCATTGTGTCCAATGATTGTAAGTGTTTTTTTCTTGCCTCAGAATTTGTTTTGGTCAATAAGCTTAATAGTGGCAGGGAGAGAATGGTACGGTATTCAGTAACATAACAAATCATCTTTTCAGCAGCGTGTTGCCATATTGTGCTATTTTTATCGAAGACCAACTTTCTGGGTGATGGTTTATTTGGTTGAATATAACTGTAAAGATATCTTTCATGAGTTTAAGAACGTGGTTGGGCAAGAGTTCAACGTGAGAGTCCCGACTTAGTCATTTATATCATCTCCAGTGAGGGTGCTCTTTTCTTAGTTCGATTTCACAATTGGCGTTCAGATAAGCAACTTGTTAAAAGAAAAACCAAGTTGTTGCAGCACTAAGTTCAATTGCTCCAAAGCACCAAGTGTCCTTTTTGCTATTTAGACTTGGTTTCTCTGCAGTTCTAGTTGTTAAAAGTTTAGGAATTTTTCTTGTTACTCAACCTTTCATCTTTCTCATTGAATGATTGTGCCTTTCTTCTGAATTCTGTTGTTCTTGAATCGGTTTTTTTCTGTTTCCTTTCCTTTCTTCCCTGGGGTGTTGAAATTTCCATGCTCTTTGGCTCGCTCATGTAGAGGAAGTAAAAGTTGGACCATGTTATTCTGATGACATTTGAATTGAAATCATGATTGGTAATATTCCCAGTTTTCAGGCCAATGGCGTAAAGAATTCCCTCTATTTGGATGAGACAATAAAAGGTCTCTGTTTCTCAGGAAGGGTGGCTGAAGCAGTTGGAATATTGTGCCGCTCTGGTGTACAGGTGGAGGCAGAAACTTATTCCCTTGTTTTGCAAGAGTGCATTTTCCGCCAAGCGTATAAGAAAGGGAAAAGAGTCCATTGGCAAATGATTACTGTCGGCTTTGTTCCAAATGAATATCTGACtgttaagttgttaattttGTATGCAAAAGCAGGAGACTTGGATACATCACACATTATATTTGATAAGTTACAATTTAAAAGCTTGGTTTCGTGGAACGCTATGATTGCTGGGTATGTGCAGAAGGCCATGGAGGAAGTAGGCCTGAGTCTGTACCATGATATGAAACAGAGAGATGTACTTCCAGATCAGTATACCTTTTCATCAGTCTTTAGAGCCTGTGCCTCTTTAGCTGTCCTGGAGCAGGGCAAGCAAGCACATGCTTTGTTGATTAAAAGCCAAATTAGTGGAAATATTGTAGTTAATAGTGCGCTTATGGACATGTATTTCAAGTGTAGTTCTCCATCTGATGGCTATCTCGTGTTTAGTAAGTCCTTGGAAAGGAATGTGATAACATGGACTGCTCTGATATCAGGGTATGGACAAAATGGAAGAATAAAAGATGTTCTGGAATCATTTCATAGGATGATAGATGAAGGATATAGGCCAAACCATGTTACATTTCTTGCAGTTCTTTCTGCTTGTAGCCATGGAGGTCTGGTAGATAGAGGTAAGGAGTATTTTTCATCTATGATGAGAGATTATGGGCTTCAACCGAGAGGAAAGCACTATGCAGCTATTGTGGATCTTCTAGGCCGTGCTGGAAGATTACAAGAGGCTCATGAGTTTGTCAAAAACTCACGTTGTGAGGAGCACCCAGTACTATGGGGCGCTTTACTTGGGGCTTGTAAGATTCATGGTGATATCGAGATGGTAAAACTTGCTGCTAGAAATTTCTTCGACTTGGAGCCTGAGAATGCAGGCAAATATGTTGTCTTGTCTAATGCTTATGCTTCTTTTGGTTTGTGGAACAATGTTGCGGAGATAAGGAGACTGATGAAAGACTCGGGGGTGAAAAAGGAGCCTGGTTATAGTATGATTGAGGTTCAAAGACAAGCACATTTCTTCTTTATGGAACATAATGCTCATGAACAGACTGCTGAGATATATAAATTGGTCAAAGATATGGCAGGTATCTTAAAAGACGCTGGCGATGTTCAAGATATACTGAGTTAAAGAGAAAGGACAAACAACAATATAGGATGAACATTTGATTGAATCCTCAGCCACTTAGCTGCAAAGAGTCTTATTAAACGGGCAATTTGCTGTATCTCGAAAAGTGCCATGCATGTCACACTCCAGCTGTATGCTCGTATCCTTTTAAGCTATAAAAGTGGAAACACTAACATTCAAACATAGAAAGAGAAACAGGCTTCAGCCTTTGTGCTACAAGTCGGGAATGCACTTTCCAGACACAAGCCATGCTTTCCTGGAATTTGTGATCCTTTGACAGAAATCTTCTGTGGAGATGCCATTTGCCTTTGAATGCAAAAATTGGATTGTGATCTCCCCACAGTTTCAACTGTTAGTTTGGCAAGCAGGGGCTTGCTATTTGCTTCTATGAGGAACATGTATGTGAACAAACAGATAAATTGCCTTATTACCAAGTAATGTGATGGCCTCGGTTTATTGGATGTgattcttaataaaataagtttaCCATTGAAAACATACTCTTAAGGTCATCTTTTACTATATTGCAGTAACAGCGGAGTTGAGTAGTTTCCAATAAAATGCTTAAAAAGCCATACCACATCATAATTTGAATGGACAGAACCTATAGCAAATGAGTTTATTTCTTCTACGATACTATGTACTAACCAATGCTGCCACGGATTGATGAATTTTGGGCATTCTAGGAAAtctatttgtatttattatctTATGCTATATTGCTATGTCTGGTGGTTAAGCAGATCATTCTATGCTGTTGCCAAAATACATTTAGGCAATTCATTTGTAAGTGTTGATAGTGTTTGAAAAGATTTTAGAATCTTTACCAACCTATGAATGTTACTCTGGAACTGACATAATTCCATCTACCTGGCACATCAAGAGCTGCAATTGTGTGAACAAGCATAAAAAAGTGGGTGGAAATTTATGTCTTCATATAGTGGAAATATTAATAACTACTTGTCGGATAAATCAGGATAA
Coding sequences within:
- the LOC125845236 gene encoding pentatricopeptide repeat-containing protein At4g16470 translates to MIGNIPSFQANGVKNSLYLDETIKGLCFSGRVAEAVGILCRSGVQVEAETYSLVLQECIFRQAYKKGKRVHWQMITVGFVPNEYLTVKLLILYAKAGDLDTSHIIFDKLQFKSLVSWNAMIAGYVQKAMEEVGLSLYHDMKQRDVLPDQYTFSSVFRACASLAVLEQGKQAHALLIKSQISGNIVVNSALMDMYFKCSSPSDGYLVFSKSLERNVITWTALISGYGQNGRIKDVLESFHRMIDEGYRPNHVTFLAVLSACSHGGLVDRGKEYFSSMMRDYGLQPRGKHYAAIVDLLGRAGRLQEAHEFVKNSRCEEHPVLWGALLGACKIHGDIEMVKLAARNFFDLEPENAGKYVVLSNAYASFGLWNNVAEIRRLMKDSGVKKEPGYSMIEVQRQAHFFFMEHNAHEQTAEIYKLVKDMAGILKDAGDVQDILS